A segment of the Kazachstania africana CBS 2517 chromosome 2, complete genome genome:
CTTTAATTCTGTAGTAGTGAAGAAGACAATGCTAAGAAACAAATTACTAGATTACACAAATATAGTTCGCATTCCACTAACGACTGGCAAGGGATTTTGTAGATATTACTCAAAaacaaatatcaataatacAAGTAAGTATAAAAGGTGGTTCGAATTGACGAAAACTGAGAAACAAAGTTTTATAAGAGCATTTGTTGATAACTATAAAAAGCAATATCCAAAATCAAGaacaaatttatcattgaGAGAACTATCAAACGATATGACTAAATTTGATGACTCTCCTTCTGTGTTCGgtatattttataatgaCATTTGGAAAGAGGTAACGAATACTAGCAAATCTGATGGATCCAACAAGCATGCACAGGGTGATAGCAGATTTGCACATCCTACTTTTAAAACCTTGTTGATAGATGTCGAAAGCAAACAGCATTGATTTTCAAGGTGCCTTCCCAGCCTTAGTCATTTATCCTTCTAAACTGTATATATTTCTATACGTACCTTCTGAAATAATGtttatattcaaatatctCATGCACTGCAGCTTTTCTTTCAGCCAGAGAAAtgccaaaatttttgtgCTGATCTTAACTTGAATACCATCTAAGAGGAGTCTGTGCTCTTTTAACTAAGCCTTCTTTCTCAAGATTGACAAAACTCGATAGCTTTGGAAGAACTCAGCAAAATATATGGCTATTGGCTTTGAGAAAGACACGTTTATAAATGTTAAAAGATCAGACGCCAATCTTCGTGGCTAATCCTAATGCGGGCCAAAATgcaaataaattatcatATAGAGGTATGACAATTCGTCACTTGCGTCGTCTGTTAATCAATGACTGTTagagaaaagatttttgGAGTGATTTTATAAAAAGATAGATAGTAATATTTCACGCGGCGAGGATTGCTTCGATGCATACTGTGGTGATGCAGGAGTAGCAATCTGTGGCATGGGGCCCCATTATGAAGCATCCTTCTATGACTATGAAAATTATACAGTATCCCATCCAAGGTCATCTGAGCAGTGCAAAAGTTATTGAGTAATTGTAGTCTAAAGATTAAGCTTAATTCAATAAACGTTGCTAGCAGTTATCTAGGATATGTCCTTTGGCGGACACACCATGTACAATAGTGACTTACAGTGCACCATTTTATCGAATAAGGTCATTCCGTAACTCGACCTTCTTTATAATCTTATATCCAgtttttaaaaaatattgttaaaTCCATTTGACCTTTTATATATGGTTTTATAATTCGCATTGCGTTATTGCAACCCTGTCATCATAGTATTTCTGTTCAAGACGAATGggtcaatttttcattttgttgtAAACCGTATGGCGCTTTCAATCATGCACgtataaaatatataaaaagagGTCCTACCCGGATTCGAACCGGGGTTGTTCGGATCAGAACCGAAAGTGATAACCACTACACTATAAGACCGACGCTGCATTCTTTTGTATTTTAGACATGACCATTACTGGGcatattgattttttttttttttcttccctTACAGCTCTTGGTGATgcaaacttttcaaaaggaTACGCTTTCGTTTGAATAAATAcgaaaaattatttctgCGCAAGTTCTAGTACCAGGACTTTATAGCAAAGCTGTTAGCAGTTATCAAGAAGTTAATTTTTCTGACAGTTTctacaatattttcaaagatgaatAAGCTATACTCCTTGTGatcttgataatatttttagttctctaaattttttaaattgcATCGATGACAAGTTATAGCATtgtttttatattttttagatttatattttgttgtaatatgataatgaaaaagacTTAAAAACCATCCGAAATCAAAAACATCAATTTTGTTGTAAGTTTCATAATTCAAAACACtaattgttgttgttttcaaattttagatatatctatataaataataaaagacATCAATTCATGACAAGGTAATAAAACTtaaaactgaaaataaatagATAACAATATTAACTAAAATAAGACATCTTTGGTTTTATTTTAATCAAATTTCATGACAGATGCTGGTGCATCTTTACTTAAGTAAGTACCAAATACTTTATCCCAAAACCAAGAGGTGATACCGTAACCTAATTCATAGTTTTTGTAGTGATGTTCCAAATGATATTGTTTCAATCTACGCATGAAAGGTGGCAATTTGCTGTGATGTAAAGCATAGTGACACATGTCGTAGTAAACGTAACCAAACAAACCACCTGCAAAACCAGCACATGCCCAGTAGTAGGGTAGTAAAAGGAAAACAGTTTTATAGATTGGCGCACACAATATAATGAACAAAGCAGGTGGGACCACTAAACGATAAGGGTCCATTGGCAAATAGTGGTGGAAACCATGCAACAAGAAATGAAGTGCAAAAGCGATATTGTTCTCCGGTAAATAGTTATCGAAATGGAAAAGGAATCTGTGTAAACAATATTCAAGCAACGTCCATACGAAGACACCTACGCAGAACAAAAATAGGGCTAGAGGGTTGttcatattctttaaaGCAACTCTGAAAAAGTGGAAAACCACTGGTAACCAGAAAGTTGGTACTACCCACCAAGCAGTCTTAGAAAATGGTTCTAAGAAGGCATTTCCAAAGAGGGGAGCAGATTTTTGACCATAATGTCTTGGTCTATTGATTTGGTCGACATAAAATTCTCTAGTGAACTTAcccttcaaaatttgtgGTAACAATGgtttattcaaatctaAGAATTTGTGTTTCTTAAAATCTCTATCATAATTAGTTGCAATGgtcaatttttcttcaggTGGTAATTCCACAACCAAAGTTGccaaatcaaaatcttgttCTAGGGTGACTTCCACTTTATGATCTTTATTAGTCAATAACTTTTGCTCTTCGTCGGCAGTGGCCACATAACCGACCAGAtaattatcattatctaAGGCCTTGTATTTTTCATCGAGCTTACCATTAACTAGTTCATCTGTGATATCAGTACCTGCATAATCTAACAAAAGACTATCAAAATCGCGGTTTTCGTCTAAAAACTTGGTAACgtcataaatttttctacTAAAAATGGTAACCCAACAGTCCTCTCTTTTGGTATGATTGGCAACTTCTTTCTTAGAAAATAGTTCTAAAGTCTTTGCTGTAGTCATTCTATGTTtttgttatatataatctAAGAATTGAAGCTAAAGTCAATTCAGTTTGGATTTTCTATGCCAAGAATAAGAAGGGAACGCAAGAAACAGAGACGgaaatgataatatgtAAAGATCAggaaatattcttttatttatattattacttCACAGGAAAAAGAACAGACGTGTCTGATGCTCAAGTACATAAACGAGAATATTAACGCTTCGACGATGTCGAGATTTAGTTTTGTAATTTACAACAAATCCGTGTCTGTGTCACTTGACGCTTAGAATTCTCGTAGaggattttttttgattgcCCACTTCAgcttaaatttttcatatttcGACGTTTTCTACTTAGTAAACTGACACAAGTACATTAGTAACCATTGCTATCCGTATGTCTCTCTTTATTGGTCCCGATACAATTCCCGCttattttttctgtttctcTACCTTTGCAGCCGAGAGAGCTTCACTACACGGAAGAGGAATATTTCCGTCGTACGTTCTTCTATCTATTTTAGACCGGAGTACGTTTTATGGAGAGAGTCTTTGGACGGCATCCCTTCTGCCCCCCCCAGTAGAGCTTCCACAAGGAAGGTGAGAAAACAAGGCCTGCATGTAAAAGACAAACTTTCGAGCTCTGCGTAAGCATATTCTCATCATTCCAAAACGCTGAGGCAATTTGTTGCTCAAAATCGATGTTTATACAGCTCCTGTAACCCACCATTACAGCCAATTTCCTTTCTCCACGGAATTAAAAATGCGTTTTTCGGTCTTGGCTTCTCGTTTTAGCAAGGTATTACTTGATTAGGATACTGTTACAGTTTTCTAtaggaaaaaaatcatgAATGTTGTGCTTTTATGTTTATTTCGGGCGAACCATTGCGTAACTTTCTGTCTAGTAAATCAAGGTTTTATGCAAGGTTTCGATATCCACTTTCCACAAAGAGAAAGGCAACAATTGGCATTTGTACAAGTAAAGGAACATCAAGAATATTGGAGAAACAACTGGATGCTACATCTCAATTCTCATACAATGTCAATTCACATTTCGCGGTGCAGAGTCTAATCAATCATTACTACCATTATTATATGGAAAGTTACATGCAtaatcatatatatttatttccGGGACTTACTTTTTCAGGAAAGTGGCCAGCATTTCCTACGGTCTGAGTAAGCATCGACGTCTTTGGTTTTCTTTGTAGATTGCTTTGCTCCATGAATAATGTATGGTTtaccaaattcaaatacGCATACATGAAATTACTAACCAGTACTTGTTCTCTTAAAGGTCTTTTCCGATTTCCTAATTTTAGGTGACTCAACCTATAAATTGCCCTTTCCACGTTTGTGGCAAGCCTACAATCGTACATTATAACAGTAGAGACCGTCAATAGCGGTAAGGGAAATCCAAATGCACTATCTGTATATTGCATTGGTCCATTCACCTTTTCAGGTTTTTTCACGTCGTCAAATGTTAATTTACGTGGAGGAAGTATAGATTTGTGTTGATAGTTGGCCATATTTGTGGGCTTTTGTATACTGGTAATGGGCTTTCTACCGCGATGGCGCTGTTTGCCTACATCACCATGGTACTGCGATTTATGGGATGGGTCTGATGCTCGTAGACCGCCAGTATTAGACCCGACAGCCTTGTGAGAATAGCTTCCTCTTGCTGAAATTGTTTGCTTTCCTAATATAGAACTACTGCGATCACTGGAGGTTTGGTAGCCAAGATCTAGCAACAAATTGAAGCGATCTTGAGAGTGTTTCTTCAGAAGTGCCGATCCACTGTAGCCCTTAGGACGGACGGCTTTTAGATCTCGTTTTGATTGCTTTTCACTACTACTGCGGGGCGGCTCAAGACGATTATCCGTAGTAGGGGAAGCAGCGACTTGCGATTCTGCCTCCTTTCGGCCTTTAATTGCATCCAAATATTGACAGTTTAGTGCTATGGCGCTGTCTTCTGATAAGTTACCATTTGATACCAATTTATTGCCATAATCATTGGtattttgattttccaGAGTTGCAGTATCTTCTGGCTCTTCTTCATTGGAAGGAATTGAAAGTGGCACTGAAtcatttgttctttttgGTATCTTAGTCGTCCTGGTACCtatactttttttaaataagTTGGTGAATCTTTGCTCAAAACGAGATTTTTGTGAATAAGATACTTCCTTCTCCGGAACAACGCCAGGAACTATTTTCTTCCCACCAGAGTTACCAAAGGCATGAcgatatttttctttgaattttccatGTGAATGCGTAAATTTTGTATTCAAGAAATCTATCAAATCACCCCCACTTTTTACCTCTTGCACTTTGTTATCTGATTCTTCCTCTATTTTTgcatttttatcttttgcTGGTACAAACCGATTCGTAGGATTATTAACACTTATGTGCTGACCGTTAGTTTCTTCTGAAGTCTCTCGTTCAACTTTTTCGCCGCCtgtattgatttgattcGGTACGTTCAATATATTACCTTGCTTCACTTGTACTGAATCAGCACTGCTTTCAATCGATGTATCAGAGTCGTCCGGAACATCAGACACAATGGATGAACTAACAGATCGTACAGAGGCTACTAAACTGTCATTAGAAACATTGCGCTTACGAGCACTATTCTTTACTCTTAAGACAGAGCGTTTAGGAATTTCTAAAGGACCACTACGGGAAAATGATGTAGCAAAACTATTGATATATCCATCAATATCCTGTGAACTCTTGATTGTAGTAACATTGTCAGAATGTAGTAGGGAGTGCGTCAGCCATAATGTCGTTGCTAACGTTATGGCATCATCTTTAGTTAAACCTGCACTACTAGAAATTTTTGCTAGTTCTTCACTCAGTTCCTTTAAAGATATGGTACTGACTACTGGGTCTCTTGAGCTTCCTAATGGTTTTCTATGTGCGTTGGcgtcattattttctgcTGGCGTATTGTTCGACTCAATACTTATGTAAGATTTTCTTAGTTTTGACGGCTTTCTCACTAGTGAATGACTTTTCTTTGCCCTGAAGGCTGACAGCAACACCTGCTTGTCTTCAGGGAGCCTTTCACTTATCGAATAATCACTTGAATTATATTGTTCCAAAGTATCCTGCACCAATTCTATGTAATTTTCAGGTTTGACGTTTGGGTGAACGTCTGCTGACACCCAGAGCAAAccttttgatatttctttaTCGTAACCTCCTTTCTTCCCTAAGTTTGCAGTTCTCGAAGACCGCGAAACAGCTCCAACTTTCCTTCCACGTGCCCTGGCAGGCACAGAGGGAGATTTATCGCGCGTCTCTGATATCGAGGTATTTCTCGTAGTCTTCTCTGATTCATCCTCTGCGTCATCACTACCATAAAACCCCTCTAATAGTGTGTTATATGAAACACTTTCAGTTTCGGTAGAGGTACGTTTCTGCGAAAGTATTTCTTGAGTTTTCTTTGCAgatatatttctttgaagtttattgaaagaaaattcgACATCGGTATCTGTCAACATATCTATCGACCCCACCGAAAGccttttcaaatgattcaCATTTTGTACTTCATGACCCAGGGACTGTGCAGCTAAATATATCCTAGAATTCCTTTGCTCCTTCTGTATTATCGGCTCTTCCATTTTACCACTACACGATATAAACAACTAGTGACAGTATGTCGAGGACAAATTCAATAGTATGGTATGTCAATATGCTTCAGTTATGCAATTAGAAAGAAGgaataaaaatatgaaagaaTGCTGCGATACACCAATTTCTAATGGTAAACAGTTgcattaatattattacagCTGTTCGCCTTAAAAGTTCTCTCACATCTTGTGATTGTTGATTTGacgaaaagaaaattggcGAGACATCGCGAATAAATCGCGATGGTCGAAGCCCTTCTCATAATCAgggcaaaaaaatatactgattatttcaattacTGGGAGATGCATATAGAGAGATTTTTACAGTTTATGAGACTTCATGCAGAGCGTGTATAAGTCTGATTTATATACCTGTAATAGTTACTTTAATAATGTTAGTATCAGAAACTAATCCCGTACAAGTCAGTTCCAATCAAAAACTTGAAGTTTTTAATGAATACAATTATACCTAGTACCAAAAGTCCAAGGTAAGAAGTCTCCCATAGCCTCAGCAACCTCTGTAGTGCtgcattattattattattattctcCATTATTGTaaaatgaaagataaaCGTAGACTTGCCTGGGAAACCCataatattacaaaacATGTGTAGGAAAATACATGCCCACAAGTTCCCTCCTGTCGCTATGAAGACATAATTAGTCAGAGCACCAAATAATGTAGTATATAAAACCTGAAACAAAGTActcatcaaaatatttagcTTGCTGTAAACACCTTCGTGAAAGCTTTCATAAGCGTGATGTGCATGGGCAAGACCAAAAAATAAGGAGGTTTCCCAAAGTAGTTTGTCGAGTGATAACTCATTGAGAGAGTAAAACGATAAATAAGTGGTCAATAACATTGAAGTATAAAACAGCTCCTCAGTTATAGGGGCAAAAATATAGTTTCTGACACCCCAGATATTGCCAAACAACTCAATTATATCACTTTTGAGAGTCTTACCATTCGTAAAAACATAATACAATAAGCCATCCAAAACTGGTCCAATATATAACAGATTTATCAATAGTAtcactttcaatatatctttCAGATATTGTTTTATATCCCAGTGGCCTGCGATGTAATGACCTGGTATAAGTcccaaatttaaaaatgcGTCACCAAAGGAAGGAGACACCTTCGCAAATGTTGTCTgtaaaaatggtaaaacAAACAGGTTTAGCAACATTATTTTGCACAACATTTCCATTCTATGTTTGATCACTTTGGGGTCAtctcttttaattttgaagttttctGCTTCTCTAGCAGAAATATAGAGCACAATAACGTATGAAACAGAGATATAACTGAGTATCAGGTATGGGAGCATTGCGTTTATTTACAGAAGAAGGTGTCCACAATAATATACTATTTCCAGCTTGTCATACGCCTTAAACTCTAGAtctgtttcaaaatttcgaaTGCTCAGAGATTCGCTCTTAAATAGtttatcttgaaaatttctagTATTGAACCTCATTTCGGACTAACTATAAATAAAGTGTTTGACATATGATCATTTAAGCCTATATCTATATCGTAATCTTATAATACATGAATAATCTATAAATGGTTCTTAGAAGTTTTTGACAGTTACAGGAACGTCGATATATGTAGATCCTGCATTGTGAAATTTTATGTGAACACGAACAGAGTACTGTCTACAACAGAGACAACTTTCGAAGCTCGGTATGATGGTTTTAATGACGGAATTATTGTATTCTAGGTTTACATCAATTTTCCTCTGATATTTCATAGGAGCCTGCTTCACCCACTCATGAATGATTTGATCGACATATTTGGAGAAAACAGAACTCTTCGAGATACCTGCGGTTGAGCTCAATGCACCCTTTGCATTCATTTTTATGCTACCCCTAGGAGACAATATTGTTTCACCAGGAGATGCGCTTGAAGATACAGGGCTAATACTGTCGTCATCTTTCAAGGTGTCTAATTGACGTTTGAACACATCTTGTAGAGAATCGACTTTAACCTTCAAATTAACTATACTATCCATGTCATTAATTAATTGTGACGGTATAAAATCGGTAAATTTGAGTTCTCTAGCTGTGGAGCTATTTTGATTGTAGagttcatttaatttttcgtaattttcttcgaacttttcattataaCGTTGGATAGTTTCCAAAtaatcattaaatttctttttgatttcttgcatctcttcttcatttagTAGTAATGCAGAATCCAATTTTATTGGTATAGAATTTTCTGCCCTTGCGGTTATACAGAGCAATTCTGTAGTGATGGCCTGTATTTCAGGTGGCTCATGGATGGCACTATTATTTGATTGGACACAAACTAGTGAAATCGGGAGTTTAGTTAGCCCCTTCCGTTCTTCGTCTGAAATTGTCTCCAACAAGTTCTTCCAATTTTCTTGGGCCCTCTTGGTCCGTGCctcaaatttattagtCTTTCTTACTAGGGAGGGTGAAGAGTAATGAAGACTTGTTTCAGGTACCTTTGTAGATACCAAGATAATTCCCATCTTGTCActattttcagtttctggggaggaagaagatgaagatgccCCTGCAAGAAAaccagaaaataaattcttctttagaCTATTTTTAGACCTTATTTTATAGCTCAATTCACTTTCTATGTGTCTTCCTAGAGGCATTCCCTTCTTATAATCTctcatttcttgaaattcaGATGTAAACCTATTATTCATATGCAGTTGATCCATTTTTCTCCTTAATATTTCTTCagaattcaattcaatttcttcagtCATTGTTCCACTAATATCTGTACCGTGTATATCTATATTCTGGATGAGTTCATTTTTCTCCagtctttcaaaaatcttcttcagcGCTGATATTCTTTCCTCGATTAATGTTTTAAGGTCATTAAGTTGATTCAACGAGGCCCTCTCACCAGCACTCAATTCTGAATGGAAACCAAACGGTATCACTCTAATATTGtattccttttctttcataatATTTAACTTCTTGGTCTTTTTATCCTTTCCAACAATCTTCGCATCGATGGTGTAATTAACTGATAATGAGCTACTTGACATATCGTATGTTAAGACAGGTGAACCCTTTGTTCCTAAATTACCACAACCTAGAACTGGATTAACTTTTATCTCCGAATACTTCCAGTGATCCTTGTATTTATCAATACCAAAACTGGGAGGCAATAGGCAATGTTGAAAATGTTCATGCTTACATGTGACATCTAACAACTGACCAGGTAACTTgaacatgaaaaatttcttgtgTTTTACACCGGGCTCTAGAGAACGACTGTTACCCAATCCCAGAATAGAACCATCGAAATCAACTTCACCTGGAATGTATTTAACACCAGAACCAAGATCCACGGTGGAATATGACCAACTGGCACTTATATCCACCATTCTCAAGAATCTCTTTGCTGTTCTCTTACCTTTTTCCTTATcaataattgaaatataGCCTTCTAATGTAACGTAgaacatttcaaattttaatggTTCATCAGATTTGTTTTCAACGATACAGTAACCATGTATGACATCTCCTGATACGTACTCTTTCAGTATGGACTCTTCTTCAGGCTCTTCAGGAGGTAGAGATGCGCGTTTAGTTAAACGAATTGTAATATCCAAAGCAGTTGGTGTCTTCGGAAGTGTATACAGTTTATCTATCAcgatattttcattggcGCCCAGATCATCTTCTATATCTATGCCATCAGCATCAACAAATGTTGTATTCTGAATGCTCAGATGTTGCGTACTCATAGGATTCAAACTATTCAATCTGTTGGACGCAAATGGCGACAGGACATCATTACTGTTACTATTGGTACCATCTGATGCGCGGTCCGTATCTGCAGATGTTTCTACCACAAAGGAACTGTTATTTCCCGAATAAGGTCCTTGCTGATTCTGTATTTCTGTATAATTGGGAGGGAAATCATGACGATCTGGGTCGACATTACCTTGAGGTATATGTCTATGAAGAACGTTATACATCTCAAAAGATGGCAACA
Coding sequences within it:
- the MLO1 gene encoding Mlo1p (similar to Saccharomyces cerevisiae YMR252C; ancestral locus Anc_8.803) — protein: MLRNKLLDYTNIVRIPLTTGKGFCRYYSKTNINNTSKYKRWFELTKTEKQSFIRAFVDNYKKQYPKSRTNLSLRELSNDMTKFDDSPSVFGIFYNDIWKEVTNTSKSDGSNKHAQGDSRFAHPTFKTLLIDVESKQH
- the SCS7 gene encoding fatty acid alpha-hydroxylase (similar to Saccharomyces cerevisiae SCS7 (YMR272C); ancestral locus Anc_8.829), whose translation is MTTAKTLELFSKKEVANHTKREDCWVTIFSRKIYDVTKFLDENRDFDSLLLDYAGTDITDELVNGKLDEKYKALDNDNYLVGYVATADEEQKLLTNKDHKVEVTLEQDFDLATLVVELPPEEKLTIATNYDRDFKKHKFLDLNKPLLPQILKGKFTREFYVDQINRPRHYGQKSAPLFGNAFLEPFSKTAWWVVPTFWLPVVFHFFRVALKNMNNPLALFLFCVGVFVWTLLEYCLHRFLFHFDNYLPENNIAFALHFLLHGFHHYLPMDPYRLVVPPALFIILCAPIYKTVFLLLPYYWACAGFAGGLFGYVYYDMCHYALHHSKLPPFMRRLKQYHLEHHYKNYELGYGITSWFWDKVFGTYLSKDAPASVMKFD
- the ZDS1 gene encoding Zds1p (similar to Saccharomyces cerevisiae ZDS2 (YML109W) and ZDS1 (YMR273C); ancestral locus Anc_8.831) is translated as MEEPIIQKEQRNSRIYLAAQSLGHEVQNVNHLKRLSVGSIDMLTDTDVEFSFNKLQRNISAKKTQEILSQKRTSTETESVSYNTLLEGFYGSDDAEDESEKTTRNTSISETRDKSPSVPARARGRKVGAVSRSSRTANLGKKGGYDKEISKGLLWVSADVHPNVKPENYIELVQDTLEQYNSSDYSISERLPEDKQVLLSAFRAKKSHSLVRKPSKLRKSYISIESNNTPAENNDANAHRKPLGSSRDPVVSTISLKELSEELAKISSSAGLTKDDAITLATTLWLTHSLLHSDNVTTIKSSQDIDGYINSFATSFSRSGPLEIPKRSVLRVKNSARKRNVSNDSLVASVRSVSSSIVSDVPDDSDTSIESSADSVQVKQGNILNVPNQINTGGEKVERETSEETNGQHISVNNPTNRFVPAKDKNAKIEEESDNKVQEVKSGGDLIDFLNTKFTHSHGKFKEKYRHAFGNSGGKKIVPGVVPEKEVSYSQKSRFEQRFTNLFKKSIGTRTTKIPKRTNDSVPLSIPSNEEEPEDTATLENQNTNDYGNKLVSNGNLSEDSAIALNCQYLDAIKGRKEAESQVAASPTTDNRLEPPRSSSEKQSKRDLKAVRPKGYSGSALLKKHSQDRFNLLLDLGYQTSSDRSSSILGKQTISARGSYSHKAVGSNTGGLRASDPSHKSQYHGDVGKQRHRGRKPITSIQKPTNMANYQHKSILPPRKLTFDDVKKPEKVNGPMQYTDSAFGFPLPLLTVSTVIMYDCRLATNVERAIYRLSHLKLGNRKRPLREQVLVSNFMYAYLNLVNHTLFMEQSNLQRKPKTSMLTQTVGNAGHFPEKVSPGNKYI
- the RCE1 gene encoding CAAX prenyl protease (similar to Saccharomyces cerevisiae RCE1 (YMR274C); ancestral locus Anc_8.832) codes for the protein MLPYLILSYISVSYVIVLYISAREAENFKIKRDDPKVIKHRMEMLCKIMLLNLFVLPFLQTTFAKVSPSFGDAFLNLGLIPGHYIAGHWDIKQYLKDILKVILLINLLYIGPVLDGLLYYVFTNGKTLKSDIIELFGNIWGVRNYIFAPITEELFYTSMLLTTYLSFYSLNELSLDKLLWETSLFFGLAHAHHAYESFHEGVYSKLNILMSTLFQVLYTTLFGALTNYVFIATGGNLWACIFLHMFCNIMGFPGKSTFIFHFTIMENNNNNNAALQRLLRLWETSYLGLLVLGIIVFIKNFKFLIGTDLYGISF
- the KAFR0B03880 gene encoding uncharacterized protein encodes the protein MTNPIRPGLHSRRSERSTRQQLQMPQAIASHVWHRSSSTPSLLHMQRHHHSDPHSSSINKSLPASRNSIEQDTNGGDLGQKTLSKQDDDNVVVDVLPSFEMYNVLHRHIPQGNVDPDRHDFPPNYTEIQNQQGPYSGNNSSFVVETSADTDRASDGTNSNSNDVLSPFASNRLNSLNPMSTQHLSIQNTTFVDADGIDIEDDLGANENIVIDKLYTLPKTPTALDITIRLTKRASLPPEEPEEESILKEYVSGDVIHGYCIVENKSDEPLKFEMFYVTLEGYISIIDKEKGKRTAKRFLRMVDISASWSYSTVDLGSGVKYIPGEVDFDGSILGLGNSRSLEPGVKHKKFFMFKLPGQLLDVTCKHEHFQHCLLPPSFGIDKYKDHWKYSEIKVNPVLGCGNLGTKGSPVLTYDMSSSSLSVNYTIDAKIVGKDKKTKKLNIMKEKEYNIRVIPFGFHSELSAGERASLNQLNDLKTLIEERISALKKIFERLEKNELIQNIDIHGTDISGTMTEEIELNSEEILRRKMDQLHMNNRFTSEFQEMRDYKKGMPLGRHIESELSYKIRSKNSLKKNLFSGFLAGASSSSSSPETENSDKMGIILVSTKVPETSLHYSSPSLVRKTNKFEARTKRAQENWKNLLETISDEERKGLTKLPISLVCVQSNNSAIHEPPEIQAITTELLCITARAENSIPIKLDSALLLNEEEMQEIKKKFNDYLETIQRYNEKFEENYEKLNELYNQNSSTARELKFTDFIPSQLINDMDSIVNLKVKVDSLQDVFKRQLDTLKDDDSISPVSSSASPGETILSPRGSIKMNAKGALSSTAGISKSSVFSKYVDQIIHEWVKQAPMKYQRKIDVNLEYNNSVIKTIIPSFESCLCCRQYSVRVHIKFHNAGSTYIDVPVTVKNF